ACGAAGCGCTGAACGCAAAGATTCCAGAATTTGGACATCTCTCGATCATCTTAGGTGAGGACAAACAAAAGCTTTCCAAAAGACATGGAGCAACCAGCTGCAATGAATTTAAAAACCAAGGCTATTTGTCCGAAGCACTTTTAAATTTTATTGCGCTTCTAGGATGGAGTTCTCCAAAGGGAGATGAAATTATAACTATCGATGAATTGATTAAACAATTTGATTTAGACCGCATGGTTTCATCAGCTGCCGTGTTTGACCAAAAGAAATTCAACTGGGTGAATGCAACTCACTTAAGAGCATTGCCTTCAAATGAACTTTGGGAAAGATTGAAAGTTTATTTAGAGCAAAACAATGTTGAGTACAATAAGGATGCAAATTGGCAGAAACAAGCAGTGGAAACTCTAAAGTCTTCTATGGAAACTTTCATGGATGGCGTGGAGCTCTTTAAACTTCTTGATGATGCGTTCTTTGACTTGACTCAAGAGGGTTTAGAAACAGTTCAGTGGAAAGAAGCAGCACCCGTGATTGAAGCGTGGATTGAAGTATTGAAATCACATCCTCATGATGTAATCACAGAGGCTGAGTTTGGCGATCTTCAAAACAAAGTGAAAGAAAAATCCGGACAAAAAGGAAAATTTTTATTTATGCCCCTAAGAGTTTGCGTCATCGGCAAACCCCACGGAACAGAATTAAAACTTTTAGTCCCTCTACTAAAAAAATCATCATTAATCAAGAGAGCCGAACAAACAAAAAGGTGAGCCGCACCTTTTCCAAAGGTTTGCGTCATAGGAGATTGATTTGAGTTTACAGGTTTACAACACAACAACTAGACAAAAAGAAAAGTTTGAACCGATTGTACCAAATGAAGTGAAGATCTATGTGTGTGGTCCTACTGTGTATGACCTTTTGCATGTAGGTAACTTTAGAGGACCGATATTTTTTAATTTGGTAAGTAAGTGGTTTCAAAAATTGGGTTATAAAGTCACTCATGTGACAAACTACACGGATGTGGATGATAAAATTATCAACCGTGCAAATACTGAGAAAACGACTTCAGAAGCCATCGCAGAAAAGTATATCAACGAATATAAAACAGATTACGAAACTCTAGGTTTATCTAAGCATGTTCATCATCCTAGAGTGACAGATCATATGGAAGACATTGTTCTCATGATCGATAAAATCATTGAGAATGGAAAAGGTTACGTCACTACGGACGGTGAAGTTATTTATTCTATCAAATCATTTCCAGAGTATGGAAAATTGAGCGGTAAGAATTTAGAAGATTTACAGAGTGGAATTAGAGTTGAAATCTCTGATAAGAAAAAAGATCCCTTGGACTTTACTCTTTGGAAACCTGCAAAACCAGGAGAGCCTGAATGGGATCCGGTAGCCCTTGGGGCAAAAAAATTCAGTGTGAAAGGTAGACCAGGATGGCATATCGAGTGTTCTGCAATGTCGAAAGCCGAGCTCGGTGAAACTATTGATATTCATGGTGGTGGAATTGATTTAATCTTCCCACATCACGAAAATGAGATTGCGCAGAGTGAAGCGGCTTCGAACAAGCCTTTTGTGAAATATTGGATGCACTGGAACTTTATTAATTTCGGTGCTCATAAAATGTCGAAGTCTTTAGGGAACGTAAAGAACGCAAGATCTTTTATGGAACAGTATCACCCCGAGATCATGAAATACATGATGTTAAGAGCACAATACAGATCGCACATTGATTTTGGTGAAGACCAGATATTAGATGCTCTTCAAGGCCTTGCGCGCATGTATTCAAGTCTTTCGCTTG
This DNA window, taken from Bdellovibrionota bacterium, encodes the following:
- the gltX gene encoding glutamate--tRNA ligase — protein: MSEVPDEIRVRFAPSPTGYLHVGGARTALYNWLYAKKKGGKFILRIEDTDQARSTEEALQMQVSDLKWLGLTWDEGYDIGGPYGPYKQSERLHIYKEKAEEIIDSGKAYYCFCTDQELEEKKEIAKKEGRPPHYDGKCRSLKIEDSRAKIKSGVTSTVRFKVDITKSVTFKDIIRDEVTFPAGMVGDFIILRSDGMPVYNFCCTVDDSMMKITHVLRAEEHLPNTLRQIMIYEALNAKIPEFGHLSIILGEDKQKLSKRHGATSCNEFKNQGYLSEALLNFIALLGWSSPKGDEIITIDELIKQFDLDRMVSSAAVFDQKKFNWVNATHLRALPSNELWERLKVYLEQNNVEYNKDANWQKQAVETLKSSMETFMDGVELFKLLDDAFFDLTQEGLETVQWKEAAPVIEAWIEVLKSHPHDVITEAEFGDLQNKVKEKSGQKGKFLFMPLRVCVIGKPHGTELKLLVPLLKKSSLIKRAEQTKR
- the cysS gene encoding cysteine--tRNA ligase gives rise to the protein MSLQVYNTTTRQKEKFEPIVPNEVKIYVCGPTVYDLLHVGNFRGPIFFNLVSKWFQKLGYKVTHVTNYTDVDDKIINRANTEKTTSEAIAEKYINEYKTDYETLGLSKHVHHPRVTDHMEDIVLMIDKIIENGKGYVTTDGEVIYSIKSFPEYGKLSGKNLEDLQSGIRVEISDKKKDPLDFTLWKPAKPGEPEWDPVALGAKKFSVKGRPGWHIECSAMSKAELGETIDIHGGGIDLIFPHHENEIAQSEAASNKPFVKYWMHWNFINFGAHKMSKSLGNVKNARSFMEQYHPEIMKYMMLRAQYRSHIDFGEDQILDALQGLARMYSSLSLAKTALGAEQQVVEVKTFDELIKKSNDEVAASLNDDFNTPKMFAQIFEVVRAFNSQFKRGQKVNPQVYSVAKKFTAWIKEQGELMSLLQLEPDNFLKELDNLLLNKKGLKREEVEVLVQKRISARENKDFKTSDEVRDQLSKMGISVSDTPQGTFWEVQK